The nucleotide sequence GCAAGGAGAACCTCGATGCGGCGCTCGCGGGCCTGCGCGAGGGGATCGCGGCGTTCTCCCCCAAGGACGACGAGGCGGTGAAGCGGGCGGCGGCGGCGATGCGCGGGCGCCTGCTCATGCGGCGTCTCACGCGGATCAACCAGGCGTATTTCCTCGCCCTGGACGTCCTCGACGGGCGTCCTCCCGGCGGGGATCTCGCCCGGATCGACGCGTTGCTGAAGCTCGATCGGGAGAAGGTCGCGGCGGCGGCGAAGCGTCACCTGGACGCGGGGAAACTCGTTGCGGTCGTCCGCTGACGGGGCTAGGCTCGACGCCTCCATGAGGCACGCCGCACCCCAGCGCCCGGCGGCCCTGCTGGCCGCCGTCGGGATCGCCGCGATGGCGATCGCGGCGTTTTTCCACCATCACGGCCCCCTGGTCCTCGACGTCACCCCCGAACGGCCTTCCCTCGTCGGGGTCTCGGACGAGGGACCCTCCGCCTGCGCGCTCTGCGCGGGCGACCCGGCGACGTACGACGGCCCGGTCGCGGAAGCCCCCGGCCCCGAGCTCTCGCGCACCCCGCTGCGTCCCTTCGAGGTTCCGTCCGACCACCGTGTCGCGCTCGCCTCCGGAACCCCGCGCTCCCCTCCGCCCTCCGCCGCGTTCGCGGTGTAGGGAACCCCGCGTCCCTGGCGGGGCGCGTTTCGGAGGTGCCGATGCGATCTTGGACGCTCCCGACGGCGGTCTTCCTCTCGTTCGGGGCGGGGCTCGCGCAGGACGCGACCCCGCCCCCGGCGAAGAACTACCTGAACCTCTCCCTCGACGGGCTGCTCGCCGTAGGGGGCTCCACCGAGCCCGACATCGACGGGCTGCAGCTCGGCGGTCACGATCCCGCCCAGCGCGGCTTCACCCTGCAGAACCTCGAGGTGGTCTTCGAGGGCGCGGTCGATCCGTATTTCCGCGGGCAGGCGAACGTGATCCTGCAGATCACCCCAGACGGCGAGACCAACGTCGAGCTCGAGGAGGCCTTCGCGACGACCTCGTCGCTCCCCGCGAATCTGCAGGTGAAGGCCGGGCAGTACCTGACCGAGTTCGGTCGGATCAACACGAGCCATCCGCACGTCTGGGACTTCGTGGACCAGCCGATCGTCTCGGCGCGGATGTTCGGCGGGGACGGGCTGCGCAGCGTCGGAGCGCGCCTGTCGTGGCTGATGCCGACCCCGTTCTACTCCGAGCTCTTCCTCGCGGTCCAGAACGCCCGCGGGGAGACGCTGACGAGTTTCGGTGCGGTCGAGGGGGACACCGCGTTCGGCAGGCCGATCGTCGGAAGCGACGTGGCGGGGGCGGGGGACCTGCTCGTCACCCCGCGGTGGGCCGGCTCGTTCGAGCTCACCGACAACCAGACGCTCCTCGTCGGGGCGTCGTCGGCCTCGGGGCCCAACGGCACCGGCGCCGACGGGAAGACCCGGATCGACGGCGTCGACGCCTTCTGGAAGTGGAAGTCCGCGACGGCGCAGAAGGGGTTCCCCTTCGTGAAGGTGCAGGCCGAGGGGATGTGGAGGACCTACGACGCCGCGGCGACCGAGACCCTCCCCGCCGAGTCCTTCCGGGACCACGGCGCCTACGTGCAGGTCCTGTGGGGGTTCAAGCCGGGATGGGTCGTCGGCGCCCGCGTGGACGCCGCCGGCGGGGACGACGGCGGGGCGGCGCTCGAGGAGCCCGCGCTCGACGAGAGGTCGCGGTACTCGCTCGTCGCGACGTGGTATCCGACGGAATACTCCAAGCTCCGGCTCCAGTACAGCCGCGACGACCGCTCGGCCTACGCGGACGCGCACACGGTGTGGGCCCAGTTCGAGTTCCTCCTCGGCGCGCACGCCGCGCACAAGTTCTAGGAGGCCGCGATGACCTCGATGCTCTTCGCCGCGGCCGTCCTCGCGAACCTGAAGGTCGTCGCCACGACGGGCGAGTACGGCGCCCTAGCCTCCGCGATCGGAGGGCCGCGCATCGCCGTCACCGTCCTCGCGAAACCGACCGAGGACCCCCATTTCGTCGACGCCAAACCCAGTCACCTCGTCACCCTCAACAAGGCCGACGTGTTGATCCAGGGGGGCGCTGAGCTCGAGCAGGGGTGGCTCCCGCCGCTGCTCGAGGGGGCGCGCAACGCGAAGATCCTCCCCGGATCTCCCGGCCACGTGAAGGCCGGCGAAGGGGTGACGCTGATCGACGTGCCGGCCGCCCTCGATCGGTCCCAGGGAGATCTGCACGGCGCCGGGAACCCGCACTTCATGATGGACCCCGGGAACGCGCGGATCGTCGCGCGACACCTCGCGGAGGTGTTCTGCGCGGCGGACGCCGGAAGCTGCGCCGACTACCGCACCGGGCTCGCGGCCTTCGAACAGGCCCTCGACGGGCGCCTGGCGGCCTGGACCGCCCGGCTCGCGCCGTTCAGGGGGACGCCGATCACGACGTACCACCCGACCTGGAAGTACTTCGCGGCGCGCTTCGGGCTCGTCTCCGACGTGTTCCTGGAGCCGAAGCCGGGGATCCCCCCGTCGCCCCCCCACCTCGCGGAGGTGATCACCGCGATGACCTCGCGGAGGATCCCCATCGTGCTCGTGGAGCCGTTCCAGTCGCGCAAGACCGCCGAGGCCGTTGCCTCGCGCACCGGGGCGACCGTCGTGAGCGTCGGCCAGTTCCCGGGGAGCCTTCCGGGAACCGAAGGGGACTACCTGAAGCTGATGGACGCGAACGTCGAGGCGATCGCGTCGGCCCTCGAGAAGGCGAAGGGGCGGTGAGATGGAGCTCTTCACCCTCTGGTTGTGGCCCCTGATCGCGCTGCTGGTCCTTCCGGGGCTGCTCGTGTACTTCGGACTGCACGTCGTCGAACGCGGGGTCATCTTCGTGGATCTCGCCCTCGCGCAGATCGCCGCCCTGGGCGTGTGCGTCGCCCTCGCGATGGGGGCGGAGGCCCATCACAGCCTCCTGCCGTACGCGATGGCCGTCTCCTTCACGCTCATCGGGGCGGCGTTGTTCGCCTGGACGCGCTTCCGCCACGCGCGCGTCCCGCAGGAGGCGATCATCGGGATCGTTTACGTCGTCGCGGCGGCGGCGGCGACCCTCGTCCTGAGCCACACCGCGGAAGGGGACGAGGCGCTCAAGAACCTCC is from Candidatus Polarisedimenticolaceae bacterium and encodes:
- a CDS encoding insulinase family protein, giving the protein VTVVLGYTFDAPDDERPALALAGALLSDELAFELREKRGLAYQMGASIAPWGGRMRLLVTMGTRKENLDAALAGLREGIAAFSPKDDEAVKRAAAAMRGRLLMRRLTRINQAYFLALDVLDGRPPGGDLARIDALLKLDREKVAAAAKRHLDAGKLVAVVR
- a CDS encoding metal ABC transporter substrate-binding protein encodes the protein MTSMLFAAAVLANLKVVATTGEYGALASAIGGPRIAVTVLAKPTEDPHFVDAKPSHLVTLNKADVLIQGGAELEQGWLPPLLEGARNAKILPGSPGHVKAGEGVTLIDVPAALDRSQGDLHGAGNPHFMMDPGNARIVARHLAEVFCAADAGSCADYRTGLAAFEQALDGRLAAWTARLAPFRGTPITTYHPTWKYFAARFGLVSDVFLEPKPGIPPSPPHLAEVITAMTSRRIPIVLVEPFQSRKTAEAVASRTGATVVSVGQFPGSLPGTEGDYLKLMDANVEAIASALEKAKGR